cccataggatatccatgcaacatctcatgcctccatgcaagcatcacttcaaaaatcacttctttctcttcctctctctcactctcggccatacacacctacacaccccaaaaatctctcaaacactctctagatcactcaagaacaactctccctctccactcaaaaatctcgagttctaggaagcattcaagaggaaatctccacaaaattcttcatctaaggtaagattatgcatagatatatggtttaaattcttttgttatcaaaatccttccctaatctatgcaaaaatcgtgatcttgcaccctagaaccatctcaaaactcgagatcttcatcaaagggagccaaggccaaaaacacttcatttttccttccatttttccttgcaaaaccgaatcaacaccccaaggtgagcttcataccccctattttctgattttatgagttttgtggggggggggggaatacaagtgaaagtgtagatctatatgtgtttgtatgccttgtatgatttccatgcttatatgtatgcttttatgtgatttaatgttggatctagccttaaaacccatcaaaaccgagatatatcttgtgttaaatgattttagcttcaaatatatttctaaacacaaagtgtttcaagaaaaatggctaagtggtttagtaataattttctttgggttaaaaacacaaattttgggcctaaaatgtgaaaaatacaaaaataagggcccaaattgacatttcacagattctgatggatgaagtgtgccaaaacagtttccataaaactatttctggaattacacttaattagaggactaaaaacatgaatttcaagcttaatgggctaaaaatgaaaatttcggcccaataaggcccattatgcgaatttttctgttttggagggccaaaactgtaactttctgtaaaacagtggactataagtgttccaattccttttcaaaggtttaaaatgctttttaaatttaaaaaggaccaaagttgcaaaattttttccatttgggccaaaattgtcaaatttgcgaaaagaagggattaaaaccaagaaaactgcattttcagggtcttaagctgttttctatggaaaatatgctggaaaatgattatttcaaaaatttttggtgttaaaatgtcaagaaaattgatttaaataccaaaccggaaaatattttaaataaagggttgaaaaggtaaatgtTACAAaagaggaggggctgaaaacagaaaatttccaagactaatcctatacatgcaatatgatcaaataatggtactactactatcgacaaaatacaatacactacaataccaaaagtcgttgtcaaacgaattggttcggtctcgaaccaataaaaatccgaaaccacaaatacaacgatactatgatactacaatactatgattcatacaaataacgattcggaatacattatacatgtgcacagacgtctacgcactatctttgggccccacaagtgtaaaatcttgttcgttgagcctagctagcccgacgacctgatcttaaggcccaaagacttcatcttacgaagtgttgggttttaccatccCGACacaacgtaaccggactttcaatggctgtagactactggtccccaagggtcctttagtgtcgctagtaaagtctgcctttttttgcgaggcgggtcggggacccctcgtaccttttatccccaaccgaccaatggagtcgtcgaggccttcgtgtcctccttctcttcggatgtgggactacaggacggttggatagcgtgactagtacggacgacgccttcgggatcgttggtATTGCTAtggactagtcgtttgtgtaacgcgtgtctgtggcggatagtcatgctcatcaatgatccaatgtcgtctggaataacaacttcatgcgttgcaatggtttcaagtaatttcatggaattcaaggaactaggaagacatcgggttttcctagggttttcaatacatacaaattcagaatacatacgatttcaataaacaatatttcacaagtatagaaaacaaacaggcatacttatggatcttcacacctttttgactatactattttcagaaaatatcggattttctggtggttttcaaacgatacaaagcattgttttcaaatacaacttatgaactcaccaacatttcatatgttgacgtttttcaaaatacttgtattctcagggaaccagtgaatcaagagaAATCATatccagtgacggttgcagtttatttttttttgtatgaatcgaacaaattaatttttgggggaatgtaatgtttaaacaatgtatgatatgtaaacactactggttgtactatgttgatgaatggtgacgaatgttgttatgattcatatatattcaatgttatggtattcaattgagtcacgacagcccccggacgtttccgccgtctggttcgggggtgtgacaattatggAGGAGGCCTTTGACGAAGACGATGAATATTGTGGCTCGTTGGTAATTTGCTGCCAAAAGTGGTGCTCATTGAAGTTTCCTGGCCATGGGTCTTGTTGGTAATACAAGTTGTCCACTGGTGCGCCCATTAGGGCGTTCACGACCCGGTGTGGCAGGGATCGTTTCTCACCGAGCATTTGGAAGGTGACAGTTTGGGCTTCCTCCTCTGGATTGAATGTGGCAAGAAATTCCAAGGTGGGTTCAACATAGGTGGCGGCACGGTTATAGAGGAATTGACCCCACCCGATGTTGTTAAACAATGCTTGGACTCCATCGAGCACCCCAAGACTAGCAAAAGATTCTCTATGGAGGAATTTCGTTGACTTGACTTGACGCTTATTTAAGACGAGAAAATCATAGGTTTTACGGTCCTCACGATTCAACAAACGAAATGGGGGATCCGTGGATTTTCCCTTCGAACCTCCTTTAGAGGAAGTTGCTCCCGTCCCCGTTTTTGCACGTTTAGACATTTTATCAGGACAAAATTTTACCAACAATAACTTTCAAGCCACACAAAAGCACACAATACCAACAACAAATGAGAAATTGGGATGTAAACAATAAGTTAAAGGAATGAAATTACCCAATTTCTAAGACTCGGGAGAATTAGTGTCACCAAAAAGATTTCGTCAAGACATACCCCAAGCTTGCGATTTTGCTCCGTATTTCACACTTTAATCGCTAAAACAACCCCACAAATTAGCTTCAAAATGACATTCCGGCGAATGGAGTGGCGGCACCCGGAATTAGACGGAAATTTTTCGTGAGTTTTTGTGGGAAGATTGGTATGACTAGAAAGCTCTTGATGAGAGAAACAAAACCCCGTGCTCGGATTCTCCAATGGTGGCCGGAATTGGCCGGAAAATGTGAAAaaaggtggtggtgggtggtggtggcgcccGGAATTCCGGCCACAGATCGGACCGGAATTTGGGTGGGGTTTGTAGAGGATGAAAAATGGAGAAGAATGGCGGTGGTTTCGCGAGATTCCGACCGGTAGATCTCCGGGAAAATGGATTTTAGTGAGAAGTGGGTTTAGTGTTCTTGAGCTTCTAGAGAGAAAATTGAGGAATGTGTTAGGTTAGAATGAAGAAGAAGGGTGCTGGAGGTGTTTAATCTTTGGTCAAGGAAGGTCAAGCCCGGTCAATGTTTGGTCAACTCATTAAATCTCTTGGTCAAAGAAAGTCAAGGCAGTCAACAGCTCAAAATCCCAGTCAAACGACCAACACGCACGCGGCCCGCGCCCAGCCTGCTCGGATTATTCTGACTTACGCGCGGGTGGAGCTCGGGCCGCGGGTTGGCCACGGGTACTGGTTACTCAAAAAAATCTCCAAGTCTTTTGAAAACCCACGCGAGTGAGGCGCGGGCCGCTTGCTGGCCGCGTTTACTGGACTGAATTTGAGCTTAACCCCACGCGGGCTGGATTCGGGCCGCGGGCTGGCCGCGTCTACTTGCGAGAAAACTTTCTGATCACACACGCGGGCAAGGCTCGGGCCGCGGGCTGGCCGCGGGTACTTCTGCACATCAAAAATGAGAGTTTTCCAAAACACTTGATTTTTTTAAGCCAAAACGATCCCCTTAAGGCccggtaaaaaaaataaaaaaaattaaaaaaattaaaaaaaattttgaCAAAATTTGGAGTAAACAGGGAACGTTTGGTGAAACCTTtcaaaaatttatttgaattaaaaaaaaatggtgAAAGCACATtactttccaaaaatgcccttctttatCGTCTTTGGTGAGACGTCCTTCTATCTCTCTTCAACACATCGGGACATCCAAATGGATGACTTCAAGGGCATTAGCATTGAAACCTTCATAGAATGGCTTCAACCGGTGCCCATTGACTTTGAAGGTTTGTCCCGTCTTTTCGCTTTGAATTTCCACCGCCCCATGGTTAAAGGTCTTAGTCACAATGAAAGGTCCAATCCATCTTGACCTTAGCTTGCCTGGAAATAACTTCAATCGTGAATGGTATAGTAAGACCCTATGCCCCACCTCAAAATGCTTCCGGGAGATGGACTTGTTGTGGAAGAGCTTTGTTTTCTCCTTGTAAATCCTTACGTTTTCATAGGAGTCATTTCTCAATTCTTCTAGCTCTTGAAGTTGAAGTTTCCTATGCCTTCCCGCCTCATCAATGTTGAAATTGCATTGTTTGACCGCCCGAAATGCACGATGCTCTACCTCGACGGGAAGGTGACATGGCTTTCCAAAGACCAACCTAAACGGGGACATTCCTATCGGGGTCTTGTACGCAGTCCGATAAGCCCATAAAGCATCTTCAAGTCTCAAACTCCAATCCTTCCTTGTTGGATTCACTGTTTTCTATAGAATGGACTTCACTTCACGATTTGAAACCTCCGCTTGACCATTCGTTTGAGGGTGATAGGCTGTGGAAACACGATGGGTCACGTGGTACTTCTTCAATAGAGCCTCCATCATTTTGTTGCAAAAGTGTGTCTCTCTATCACTAATCAAAGCCCTAGGCACACCAAACCTTGCAAAAACATTAGACTTTAAAAACTCGATAACTGTTTTGGCATCGTCCGATCTTGTGGCTTTTGCTTCAacccatttagaaacatagtcaacCGCGAGTAAAATGTAAACGTTGCCAAATGAGACGGGAAATGGGTCCATGAAATCGATCCCCCATACGTCAAAAatttcacaaacaaggattggATTTTGGGGCATTTGGTTTTTATGCGAAATGTTTCCCGTCCTTTGGCATCGCTCACAACTTTTGCAAAACATATAACAATCGCGtgacatggttggccaaaataATCCACACTCAAGGACTTTTCTCAAAGTCCGGTTAGGTCCAAAGTGTCCCCCACAAGCGAATTCATGGCAGAATTGCAAAATGGATTGGTGCTCTTGTTGGGGTACACATCGCCTAATGATTTGATCGGGACAATGTTTCTACAAATAAGGCTCATCCCACACATAATATTTTGCATCATTTTTCAACTTGTCTTTTTGAGCACGTGTGAATGTGTCGGGATACCTTtttgtgaccaaaaagttaacgatatcggcataccaaggaatagattgagtaagggaaaagagatgctcatCCGGAAACTCGTCCCGCAACGGGAGAGGAGTTTCGTTTGAAGTGATCCGGCTTAGATGATCGGCCACAAGGTTCTCGCACCCGCTCTTGTCCCGGATTTCCAAGTCAAATTCTTGTAACAGTAGGATCCATCGGATGAGTCTCGGCTTTGCATCTTTCTTTGCATCAAGTACTTGAGAGTCGCATGATCCGAATACACTATGACTTTGGTGCCAAGTAGATATTGTCGAAACTTCTCCAGAGCAAACACTATGGCCAATAGCTCCTTCTCTGTGgtagagtagttgctttgagcattgtctagTGTTCTTGATGCATAATAGATCACATGGGATGCCCTCCCGTTCTTTTGACCCAAGACGGCGCCTATCGCGTAAttgcttgcatcacacatgatctcaaaaggaagatcccaatttggtgcttgCATGATGGGAGCAGATGTAAGCAACTCTTTAAGCTTGTCAAAAGCTTCTTTGCACGCCTCGTTGAACTCAAAATCAACCTCCTTTTGCAAGAGCtggcacattggtcttgttatctttgaaaaatccttgatgaaccttcggtagaaacctgcatggcccaaaaaagaacgaacttcccgaacacaagtcgggtaaggtaagctttgaataacatcaattttggccttatctacctcaattccttttttagacacaatgtgacccaaaatgagaccttgactcaccatgaaatgacatttctcaaaattcaaaaccaagtttgtttcaatgcatctttttaaaatttttgtgagATTGGTCAAACATTCTTGAAAAGAGTTGCCATATACCGtgaaatcatccataaaaaccTCAATTATGTTTTCAACATATTCCGAAAAGATGCTAACCATACAACGTTGGAAAGTGGTCGGGGCATTACACAATCCGAATGGCATTCTACGGTATGCGAAAGTGCCAAATGGACATGTAAAagttgtcttttcttggtccTCCGGTGCCACCGGAATTTGGTGAAAACCAGAGTACCCGTCTAGACAACAATAATGGGATTTCCCAgccaacctttctaacatttggtcaatgaaaggcaatgggaaatgatcttttcgtgtgcttgcattgagtttgcggtagtcaatacatactatccacccgttttgcacacaGGTGGGGACCATTATACCTTTGTTGTTTTCGACCACCGTGATCCCCGTCTTCTTTGGAACGACTTGCACCGGGCTCACCCACTTGCTATCCGAGATTGGATAGATCATCCCCGCATCTAAGAGCTTCAAAATCTCTTTCTTGACCACTTCCATCATTGGCGGATTCAACCTTCTTTGTGCGTCCCGTCTCGGTTTGCATTCATCCTCCATTAAGATCTTGTGCATACAAGTGGAGGGGCTCAATCCCTTGATATCTGCAATCGTCCATCCCATGGCTTCTTTATGCTCCTTCAACAccttgacgagttgttcttctTCAAATTCGGTTAAGTGAGTTGAAATGATAACTGGAAGGGTTTCATTCTTCCCCAAATAGGCATACTTCAAGTGTTGAGGTAAGACCTTCAATTCCAATTCAGGTGGTTGAATAAGGGATGGGGGCAATTTTGTATGAGTTGGGGGCAATTCAACTTGCTTGACATCTAATCTTGTGGATTTCTTCATCTCCATTTTATTTACTAGCTTCTCAACTTCCGGATCCAAATAATAAAGCTTTAATAGCTCGGCTAGCTTTCCACAATCGAACCCTTTGCTTAAGATCATCTCGAATATATCACCGTTGGATAACTCGAACAATTCTTGAGTAATTGGCTCGACAACATCAACAAAGTATAAAGATGAAACATCACTAGGATATCTCATggcatcataaatattaaaacttattgTTTCACCATCAAACTCCATTGTCAAACTTCCCGCATACACATCGATCTTTGTCCTAGCCATCTTCAAGAACGGTCTCCCAAGCAAGATTAGAGCCGATTTGGATGATACTTGCTCATCTagatcaatcacatagaaatctgcCGGGAAGACCAATTGGTTCACTTGCACTAGGACATCTTCCAAAACACCTCTAGGAAAGACACTTGATTTATCCGCAAGAGAGATAATGACACCGGTTTCACTTAAGGTTCCGACATTCAATGATTCATACACCGAGTAGGGCATAACGTTTATAGAGGCACCAAGATCAAGCATAGCACTACTAAAAGTGACATCCCCAATCTTGCAAGGAACCGTGAACATTCCGGGATCTTTGCATTTGGGTGGaagtttcctttgtaaaaccgcggatgcgttttcattcatcaaaattttctcatttcccttcaacttcctcttgttggtGCAAAGTTCTTTCAAGAACTTTGCATATCTTGGAATCTGCTTGATCGCATCAAGTAGAGGGATGTTTACTTCCACCTTTCGGAAGGTGTCCaaaatctctttctcctccatattCTTCTTTGAAGTTGCAAA
The genomic region above belongs to Lactuca sativa cultivar Salinas chromosome 4, Lsat_Salinas_v11, whole genome shotgun sequence and contains:
- the LOC128133573 gene encoding uncharacterized protein LOC128133573, which gives rise to MSPFRLVFGKPCHLPVEVEHRAFRAVKQCNFNIDEAGRHRKLQLQELEELRNDSYENVRIYKEKTKLFHNKSISRKHFEVGHRVLLYHSRLKLFPGKLRSRWIGPFIVTKTFNHGAVEIQSEKTGQTFKVNGHRLKPFYEGFNANALEVIHLDVPMC
- the LOC128133574 gene encoding uncharacterized protein LOC128133574, translating into MPRSQRTGDLIYNPEIEKEARRLAKEKRVERGQTSNPHGDLEVETASLSDIEPDSSPDPHQEIPETPPLQQNPPIIEPIEMADGGEVPERTLSGKQAGESSSKKKPREEEEEIEIIPIEEPTVKNDAQAGVPKNSIPLVTPIATQPPFPSQFATSKKNMEEKEILDTFRKVEVNIPLLDAIKQIPRYAKKLPPKCKDPGMFTVPCKIGDVTFSSAMLDLGASINVMPYSVYESLNVGTLSETGVIISLADKSSVFPRGVLEDVLVQVNQLVFPADFYVIDLDEQVSSKSALILLGRPFLKMARTKIDVYAGSLTMEFDGETISFNIYDAMRYPSDVSSLYFVDVVEPITQELFELSNGDIFEMILSKGFDCGKLAELLKLYYLDPEVEKLVNKMEMKKSTRLDVKQVELPPTHTKLPPSLIQPPELELKVLPQHLKYAYLGKNETLPVIISTHLTEFEEEQLVKVLKEHKEAMGWTIADIKGLSPSTCMHKILMEDECKPRRDAQRRLNPPMMEVVKKEILKLLDAGMIYPISDSKWVSPVQVVPKKTGITVVENNKERLAGKSHYCCLDGYSGFHQIPVAPEDQEKTTFTCPFGTFAYRRMPFGLCNAPTTFQRCMVSIFSEYVENIIEVFMDDFTLLQKEVDFEFNEACKEAFDKLKELLTSAPIMQAPNWDLPFEIMCDASNYAIGAVLGQKNGRASHVIYYASRTLDNAQSNYSTTEKELLAIVFALEKFRQYLLGTKVIVYSDHATLKYLMQRKMQSRDSSDGSYCYKNLTWKSGTRAGARTLWPII